From the Bernardetia sp. genome, the window CAGGTGCTGTAAATTATAGAGATGAAGATTGGAATAAGCAACTCAAAGAAATGGTAGGAAGTTTTGATTGTGCTATCGATAGTGCAGGAGGAGAAACCTTTGCCGAAATTATCAAACTCTTAGGACGTTCTGGACGTATAGTTTTCTATGGAGCAACGCTTGGCTTGCCTCAAAAAATTGATTTGTACAGAATGTTTTTCAATCAAATCCGTATTCAAGGCTCAACGATGGGAAGTGATAAGGAATTTGTAGAGATGGTAAACTTCGTAGAGAAACACAAAATAAAACCTATTATTGGTTCAGTTACACCTTTTTCTGATATTATTTCAGCCTTTGATACCATGAAAGAAGGAGAAGGCTTTGGAAAGCTCGTTGTTTCTATGAAATAACCCATTCAAATTCTGACAGACCTCTTTTGAGGCTGTCAGTAATTTTAGAATAAAGTTTATTCGAATAATTTTACTTGTCCTCCTTTTTTCAATCGCCAAGATTCTTCTCCTACTCGTTCTGCAATATCCTCCAAAACTTTCAAAATAGTTTGTGCTTCTGGAGTAATTCCATTTTTGAGAAGAGGTAAAATATGCAAAACAATTTCATCAAAACGAGCCTTTTTGTTTTCTCTTTCCATTCTTCGAAGATAAGAAATCAAATAATAACGCACTCTCAAATGTAAATCAATATGTGTTTTGAATTTTTGATTTTTTTGAATGGTAAAAAGTTCTGTTTTGTCATCATAATCAAAAGTTCCCAAGAGAAAAGGCGTAAGGTCAGAATATTCTTTTTTCAATAAATCTAAAAAGCCAAGTTCTAAGCCTTTTATGATTAGTTCGTCGTTGATTTGCTCTAAGGTAGCTCCGTTATTTTGTGCAATGACACCTTCAGTTGTTTGGATAATTATTTCAGCGATATTCATTCCTAAAGCAGCTTTCATAATCGCTCTAGGCTTTCTAACTTTCTTAAAATTAATGATAAGCTGACCAGATAAAACAGTAAATGGATGCTGACGTTTCTTAAAACTTGTCTGTCCATTTTTTTGAGCCACAGCACCAGCATATTCAAAACCACAACGCTCTGCTGTTTCGACTATCAAATGCCAAAACTCTGGGTCTTTGTGAGCAAATACAAAACTCATCCATCTATCAAACTTCAAAACACGATACATTTCTTCTATCGATTTTGCCATCAAAGAGTTGTACTCGTCTTTGCTTTTCTTTTGCTCTCCTCCTTCTATGGCTTCTAGTGCAAAATCCTCTTCCGTTACTTCCAAATCTAGCCACGCATTCCACATCGTACTCAAATCTAAGTAGGGAATCTTCTTTCCATACGGTGGGTCTGTATAAATATAATCTACACTTTCTTTCTTAATAAAACTCAAATCCGTAGCCGTTCCTTTTACTATTTGGGCGTTTTTATTTATTTCCTCTACTGTACTGTGAAATTTTATTACTTCTAATGCTATTTCTTTTTTAGCATTAACTATAGCTGATACTTTTTTCTCAAAGTTGGGTATAAAGTCTAGTTCTACCTCATCTGGAGCAATTCTGTAACGATAATACCTCATTGGAGAACTATCTCCAGCGTTTTTACTTGCAGATTTAGAGTGATGATAAGTGAGATTTATTTTATTTACTAAACTAGAGAAAGCCAAAAGCAATGATTTTTGAATATTTTTATCTTTAATTTTTTAATAAGATGTTTCACAAATGCAAGTTTGGCTTTTTGTTCATCTGAAAACAAATCTTCTATCACTTTTACATCAGAGCCTTTAGGCAAAGCAAAGCCAGTAGGGTAAGAGTGTTTTTTGAGTTGTTCTTTTTGCTTCTTGGTATCCCAATTTTTGAAATTTTCTATATCTGATTTTTCGTATTCAGCTTTTATTTTCTCAAATGCTAGTTTGAGGTCGCTTATTTTGACAGGAGCTATCAAGGCTTCTACCATAAATACAGACATTGGATTAATATCTATGTGAATGGCTTTTCTACCTATCATTAAGGCTTCTATGGCTGTTACCCCAGAGCCACCAAAAGGGTCTAATACTACATCGTCTCTCTGCGAAAAGTGACGGATATATTCTTGCACTACATTCCAAGCCTGCCGAGTAAAATAACCGTGTACACCAAAATGACGTTTGGCAGCTCTCTTTTTTACATTTATTTCCTCTAAAAAAGGTTTTTCTAAGTAGTTGAAGTTTTTATTAGATTCTGTTTGTTTATGAAAACTCTTAGGGTCGGTGTAAGTATATTGTTTTCCAGTTTGAAAGGCTGAAGGAGAAAGCAAGCTTTCTAACTGCTGCCAATGGTGTTCTATATCTCTGATAGGAAAAAATAGAAGTGGTTTTTTCTCATCATCTCTAAACAAAATAAATTCCTTCCCATTACAAAGAGCAAAGAACTTGGTACGTACTTCGGGATGAATAGCATAGGAATAGACTTGTTCTATATGGTCGCTGTCGTGTATACTTTCATTAGGAGCTTTGGCATCTAACACCCATGCATAACTTTCTCCAACTTTGAATAAATAGTCTGGAACGAGATGTATGTTTCGTTTTTTTGAGCCTATTTTTACAAAAGGATGTTCCAATGTTTTACTTCTAACAATGCTATTATGGTTATAACCTAATTCATGAAGAATAGGCAAAATAAGAACTTCCCTAACACTATCTTCTTTGAAATCAGGATTATCTAATAAGTTGAAGTCAAAATTTTCGAAAAGCATATTTTATATTTTAATAGCAAAGAAATAAAACACAAACATATTAAAACCTAAACAAACAAAGAAATAATTTTTATACGAACTAAATTTTACCTTAAAAAATCACAATAAATCTAGTTTTTATTTAAAAAATGTAACCTTTTTCAATACACAACAACGTATTGAGGTAATTATTTGTGCCTTTATCTTTTGTATCGTAATTTGTAAATAATTACGTATGATACGGGTTTCTAGCCTATATGCACGTCAAAATTAATCTAACTTCAATATGCCTTTTTTACACATTTTAAATAAAACCAAAAAAGTTACTTTAGCTTTAGCTATCGCCACTTCTGGTTTTGTTAGTGCTTTTGCACAGCAAGCAGAGCAACCCTTTTTGCGTTATCCTGCTATTAGTCCAGACGGACAAACAGTAGCCTTTTCATTTCAAGGCGATATTTGGTCTGTGCCTGTGAATGGTGGAAATGCTACTCGCCTTACCATTCATGAAGCCTACGAATTTAATCCTCATTTTAGTCCAGACGGAAAACAAATAGCCTTTCAAGGCGACCGTTATGGCAATGATGATATTTTTGTAATGGAAACAGTTGGTTCAATGCCAAAACGCCTAACTTATCGCTCTTCTGGAGATAATTTAGGAGGTTGGACTTCTGATAATTCTCTTCTTTTTACGTCTCGTCGTGATTTTGCTCAAGCAGAGTGGGCGCAAGAAATTCATAAAGTTTCTGCCAATGGAGGAACGCCAGAGCGTTATTTGGATGCTTTGGGCTACACGCCTTCAATGTCGCCAGATGGTCGTTTTGTGGCGTACGTACAGGGCTACAACAAACCAGAGCGCAAAAATTATCGTGGTTCGGCAAATCGTGATTTATATTTGTATGATACCAAAACCAAAAAATATACACAGCTAACGACTTTTGCAGGGAACGACATGCATCCAGATTGGTCGGATAGTCGTAATTTATTTTTTGTAAGTGAAGCAGATGGAAGTTATAACCTCTATAAAATAAATCTGACAGACGAAGGAAAAATAAATGGTACTACACAGCAACTCACTACTTTCAAAGATGATGGTGTTCGTCATTTTGACGTAAGCAAAGATGGAAAAACAGTTGTTTTGGAGCAAGGAACAGGCATTTTTAAGCTAGATGTTGATTCTAAAAAAATTACTTCTCTCAATGTAAACGTAACTTACGATTATCGCTTTGACCCAATAGAAAGAAAAACATACAGTAATAGACTACAAGAATATGCAGTTTCTCCAAATGGAAAATTGGTAACTTTTGGTGTTCGTGGAGAGCTATTTTTGATGGAAAATGACAAGGAAAACAAGCGTACGGTTCGCCTTACTCATAGTCCATTTCGTGAGCAAGAAGCTGATTTTCTAAATGATTCTACGGTTATTTTTATTTCGGATAGAGAAGGACAAAAAGATATTTTTATGGTAGCTTCTGCCGATGCAAAGAAAAATGGGCTTTTCGAAACCTTGAAATACAAAACTACTCGCCTTACCCAAACGCCTCAACATGAGGATAATCTAAGTATTGCACCAAATGGAAAAAAGATTTCATTTACTCGTTCTGATAAATTTATCATTGCTGATATTGATGGAAAAACAGGTCAAATCACAAACGAAAAAGTGATTTTAGAAGGTTGGAACTTGCCAAGTGGTTTGCAGTGGTCGCCAGATAGTAAATGGATTGCATATAGCCAAGAAGATTTGAATTTTAATGCAGAAGTATATATTGCAGCAGCCGATGGAAGCAAAAAACCTGTAAATATTAGTTATCATCCACGTATTGATAGTGAGCCATTTTGGAGTAAAGATGGAAGTAAACTTGGTTTTATTTCAGAGAGAAACAATGGAGATGCAGATGTGTGGTTTGTGTGGCTCAATAAAAAAGACTGGCAAAAAACTAAAAGCGACTGGGAGGAAAAAATAAGTTATGACGAAGACAAAAAAGAAGAAAAGAAAGATGACAAAAAGGACGAAAAAGACGATAAGAAAAAAGAAGTAGAGCCTATCGAAATAGATTTTGATAGAATACACGAACGCCTTGTACAAGTAACATCTATGAATGGAAATGAGTCTGATTTAGTTATTTCTGATGATGGAGAAACATTTTATTTTGTTACCAATCGTGGTGGCTGGACGGCTTCTACCGACGACCAAGACCTTTATTCTATCAAATGGAATGGCGACGAGCGCAAAGCCATCACGCAAGGAGGAACTACGCCTTATGGAGTGAGTCTTTCAGCAGATGGAAAAGAACTTTTTTATGTGGCTCGTGGTGGCTCACTTTTCAAAGTTCCTGTTGCTACTTCTAAGCCAGAAGGATTACCTTTCTCTGCTCGTATGGAAATTGATTATTTACAAGAAAGAGAAGGGATTTTCAATGAAGTTTGGAGTTTGATAAATGAGCGTTTTTATGACCCTAAATTTCACGGAGAAAACTGGGGAGAATTAGGTGAAAAATACCGTAATTGGACACAAAAAGCCTCTTCTGAACGTGATTTTCAAGAGATGATGAACCGAATGCTTGGTGAACTCAATGCCAGCCACATGGGATATTATGCAGGCGACCGTGCCGAAACGCAGCGTGAACGTACAGGACTTTTAGGAACAGAAATCACGATGACAAAAGAAGGTGCAAAGGTAATTCGTGTAATTCCAAATAGCCCTGCCGATAAGGAATTTAGCAAAATTAATGTAGGTGATATAATTACTTCTGTTGATGGACAGCCTGTCAAACTAGAAGAAAATTTCTATAATCTCTTTGCTGATAAATCTGATATTCGTACCGTTTTGGGAGTGAAAAATACTAAAGGCGAAACTAGAGAGGTTATTATTCGTCCTGTTACTTCACTGGGTGATGAACTTTATAATGAATGGGTAATGGAAAGACGTAAACTGGTAGAGAAATATTCTAATGGAAAGCTAGGCTATATTCATATTGAGGGAATGAACTGGGAGAGTTTTGAGCGTTTTGAGCGTGAACTTTCAGCGAGTGGAGAAGGAAAAGAAGGTTTAGTCATTGATGTTCGCTTCAATGGTGGTGGTTGGACAACCGACTATTTGATGGCAATCCTAACCACAAGACAGCACGCCTATACTGTTCCTCGTGGCGCAACTGATGATTTGAAAAATCAAAAAGAGTTTTCTAATTATTATCCGTATGGCGAACGTTTGCCTTTTCCTGTTTGGACAAAACCATCTATTACACTTTGTAATGCCAATAGTTATTCTAATGCCGAAATTTTCTCTCACGCTTACAAAACCTTAGGGTTAGGAACACTTGTAGGACAGCCTACGTTTGGCGCAGTAATTTCTACTGGAGGAGCTGCTTTGATAGATGGTTCGTTTGTTCGTCTGCCATTTAGGGGCTGGTATGTAAAAGGCTCTGGAATGAATATGGAAAACAACGGAGCACAGCCCGATATTTTGGTTGAAAACTCTCCGAATGCAAAAGCAAATAACGAAGACGAGCAACTTCAAAAAGCTGTTGAAGTGCTTCTAAAGCAAATTGCAGAGAAGAAAACAGCTAGTGGAAAGCCGTAATTCAATTACGAATTACCAAATTAGAAATTACGAATGAAATTAGCCTTTGTATCATTTTTTTGATGCAAAGGCTTTTTTGTATATTTACCTAGTAAAACGCATAGAAAAACTATTTATCAAATGGCTACTAATTCTGTCAAAGAACATAAACTACCTA encodes:
- a CDS encoding S41 family peptidase, encoding MPFLHILNKTKKVTLALAIATSGFVSAFAQQAEQPFLRYPAISPDGQTVAFSFQGDIWSVPVNGGNATRLTIHEAYEFNPHFSPDGKQIAFQGDRYGNDDIFVMETVGSMPKRLTYRSSGDNLGGWTSDNSLLFTSRRDFAQAEWAQEIHKVSANGGTPERYLDALGYTPSMSPDGRFVAYVQGYNKPERKNYRGSANRDLYLYDTKTKKYTQLTTFAGNDMHPDWSDSRNLFFVSEADGSYNLYKINLTDEGKINGTTQQLTTFKDDGVRHFDVSKDGKTVVLEQGTGIFKLDVDSKKITSLNVNVTYDYRFDPIERKTYSNRLQEYAVSPNGKLVTFGVRGELFLMENDKENKRTVRLTHSPFREQEADFLNDSTVIFISDREGQKDIFMVASADAKKNGLFETLKYKTTRLTQTPQHEDNLSIAPNGKKISFTRSDKFIIADIDGKTGQITNEKVILEGWNLPSGLQWSPDSKWIAYSQEDLNFNAEVYIAAADGSKKPVNISYHPRIDSEPFWSKDGSKLGFISERNNGDADVWFVWLNKKDWQKTKSDWEEKISYDEDKKEEKKDDKKDEKDDKKKEVEPIEIDFDRIHERLVQVTSMNGNESDLVISDDGETFYFVTNRGGWTASTDDQDLYSIKWNGDERKAITQGGTTPYGVSLSADGKELFYVARGGSLFKVPVATSKPEGLPFSARMEIDYLQEREGIFNEVWSLINERFYDPKFHGENWGELGEKYRNWTQKASSERDFQEMMNRMLGELNASHMGYYAGDRAETQRERTGLLGTEITMTKEGAKVIRVIPNSPADKEFSKINVGDIITSVDGQPVKLEENFYNLFADKSDIRTVLGVKNTKGETREVIIRPVTSLGDELYNEWVMERRKLVEKYSNGKLGYIHIEGMNWESFERFERELSASGEGKEGLVIDVRFNGGGWTTDYLMAILTTRQHAYTVPRGATDDLKNQKEFSNYYPYGERLPFPVWTKPSITLCNANSYSNAEIFSHAYKTLGLGTLVGQPTFGAVISTGGAALIDGSFVRLPFRGWYVKGSGMNMENNGAQPDILVENSPNAKANNEDEQLQKAVEVLLKQIAEKKTASGKP
- a CDS encoding DNA methyltransferase is translated as MLFENFDFNLLDNPDFKEDSVREVLILPILHELGYNHNSIVRSKTLEHPFVKIGSKKRNIHLVPDYLFKVGESYAWVLDAKAPNESIHDSDHIEQVYSYAIHPEVRTKFFALCNGKEFILFRDDEKKPLLFFPIRDIEHHWQQLESLLSPSAFQTGKQYTYTDPKSFHKQTESNKNFNYLEKPFLEEINVKKRAAKRHFGVHGYFTRQAWNVVQEYIRHFSQRDDVVLDPFGGSGVTAIEALMIGRKAIHIDINPMSVFMVEALIAPVKISDLKLAFEKIKAEYEKSDIENFKNWDTKKQKEQLKKHSYPTGFALPKGSDVKVIEDLFSDEQKAKLAFVKHLIKKLKIKIFKNHCFWLSLV